From one Lycium ferocissimum isolate CSIRO_LF1 chromosome 5, AGI_CSIRO_Lferr_CH_V1, whole genome shotgun sequence genomic stretch:
- the LOC132058374 gene encoding endo-1,3;1,4-beta-D-glucanase-like isoform X1: MSGPECCENPPNLSASRGQRGGSVLEVGGFKTYVCGPSNSKHAILLVSDVFGYEAPNLRKLADKVAAEGYYVVVPDFLYGDPYSPENTEKPLSIWIQSHGTDKGFEDAKQVVAALKDKGISAIGAAGFCWGAKVVTDLAKSDYIQAAALLHPSLVKVDDFKEVKAPIAILAAEIDKISPPELIKQFEEILSSRSEVDSFVKIFPSVKHGWTVRYNVEDKEAVLRAEEAHCDMLDWLTKHVKYSQKGSEFSSVRGACSSM; this comes from the exons ATGTCAGGGCCTGAATGCTGCGAGAACCCACCCAATTTGAGCGCAAGTAGGGGACAGCGAGGAGGGTCTGTATTAGAAGTTGGAGGGTTCAAGACATACGTATGTGGTCCTTCCAATTCCAAACACGCCATCCTCCTTGTCTCTGACGTTTTTG GTTATGAAGCCCCAAATCTGAG GAAGCTTGCTGACAAAGTTGCAGCTGAAGGATACTATGTGGTGGTTCCTGATTTTCTTTATGGTGATCCTTATAGTCCTGAAAATACGGAGAAGCCTTTATCAATCTGGATACAATCACATGGAACA GATAAAGGATTTGAAGATGCAAAACAGGTTGTTGCAGCTCTAAAAGATAAAGGTATATCTGCAATTGGAGCTGCAGGGTTTTGCTGGGGTG CAAAGGTGGTTACTGACCTAGCTAAGTCTGATTACATTCAAGCTGCAGCGCTATTGCACCCATCATTAGTCAAGGTTGATGATTTCAAAG AGGTGAAGGCACCAATAGCTATTTTAGCTGCTGAGATAGATAAAATCTCTCCTCCGGAGCTTATTAAGCAGTTTGAAGAGATTTTATCATCAAGATCTGAG GTGGACAGCTTTGTCAAAATATTTCCTAGTGTTAAGCATGGGTGGACAGTGAGATACAATGTTGAAGACAAAGAGGCTGTGCTGCGTGCTGAAGAAGCCCACTGCGACATGTTGGATTGGCTTACCAAGCATGTCAA GTACAGTCAGAAGGGAAGTGAATTTAGCAGTGTCCGAGGTGCCTGTTCCTCTATGTGA
- the LOC132058374 gene encoding endo-1,3;1,4-beta-D-glucanase-like isoform X2, with the protein MSGPECCENPPNLSASRGQRGGSVLEVGGFKTYVCGPSNSKHAILLVSDVFGYEAPNLRKLADKVAAEGYYVVVPDFLYGDPYSPENTEKPLSIWIQSHGTDKGFEDAKQVVAALKDKGISAIGAAGFCWGAKVVTDLAKSDYIQAAALLHPSLVKVDDFKGMSAPIAILAAEIDKISPPELIKQFEEILSSRSEVDSFVKIFPSVKHGWTVRYNVEDKEAVLRAEEAHCDMLDWLTKHVK; encoded by the exons ATGTCAGGGCCTGAATGCTGCGAGAACCCACCCAATTTGAGCGCAAGTAGGGGACAGCGAGGAGGGTCTGTATTAGAAGTTGGAGGGTTCAAGACATACGTATGTGGTCCTTCCAATTCCAAACACGCCATCCTCCTTGTCTCTGACGTTTTTG GTTATGAAGCCCCAAATCTGAG GAAGCTTGCTGACAAAGTTGCAGCTGAAGGATACTATGTGGTGGTTCCTGATTTTCTTTATGGTGATCCTTATAGTCCTGAAAATACGGAGAAGCCTTTATCAATCTGGATACAATCACATGGAACA GATAAAGGATTTGAAGATGCAAAACAGGTTGTTGCAGCTCTAAAAGATAAAGGTATATCTGCAATTGGAGCTGCAGGGTTTTGCTGGGGTG CAAAGGTGGTTACTGACCTAGCTAAGTCTGATTACATTCAAGCTGCAGCGCTATTGCACCCATCATTAGTCAAGGTTGATGATTTCAAAGGTATGTCT GCACCAATAGCTATTTTAGCTGCTGAGATAGATAAAATCTCTCCTCCGGAGCTTATTAAGCAGTTTGAAGAGATTTTATCATCAAGATCTGAG GTGGACAGCTTTGTCAAAATATTTCCTAGTGTTAAGCATGGGTGGACAGTGAGATACAATGTTGAAGACAAAGAGGCTGTGCTGCGTGCTGAAGAAGCCCACTGCGACATGTTGGATTGGCTTACCAAGCATGTCAAGTGA